One window of Nocardia nova SH22a genomic DNA carries:
- a CDS encoding ABC transporter substrate-binding protein, with product MPVSERVSARNPKTRKRASARRLSIGAAAVGAVVAVASGCGTGGDDASSSIVRTTTNIAGASVVGIERDTTHACALPSAPDQAAGTRTVAGAQVPADPKRIVVLDTAALDAVCAVGLWERVVGATTLAGPVTQPNYLGTGVLKIPGVGATGAVDTAKIADLHPDLILGSAGDGDPGALHAIAPTVLVEHRGWQEDFTGYADAMGRASAGTQALADYRTDARETGASIGANFSQASVIRFSAKDIQVQGNDTFAGQVLADAGVQRPTAQRDRSFPVDSLSSESDRNKIEGDIIYLMLDGADGKTRAQSVMKGDDWKKLGAVSDKRDFVVEDDIWHGSGVTAARAILEDLRKTLNGYVTD from the coding sequence ATGCCGGTGAGCGAACGCGTCTCCGCCCGAAACCCCAAGACCCGCAAGCGCGCCAGTGCGCGTCGGCTCTCGATCGGCGCGGCGGCGGTCGGCGCCGTGGTCGCCGTGGCGTCCGGTTGCGGGACCGGCGGCGACGATGCGTCGAGTTCCATCGTCCGGACCACCACCAATATCGCGGGCGCGAGCGTGGTCGGCATCGAGCGCGACACCACCCACGCGTGCGCGTTGCCGAGTGCGCCGGATCAGGCCGCAGGCACTCGTACCGTCGCGGGCGCGCAGGTTCCGGCCGATCCGAAACGCATTGTCGTACTGGATACCGCGGCATTGGACGCGGTGTGCGCGGTGGGATTGTGGGAGCGCGTCGTCGGCGCCACCACCCTGGCCGGACCGGTGACGCAGCCGAACTATCTGGGCACCGGCGTGCTGAAGATTCCGGGCGTCGGCGCCACGGGCGCGGTCGACACCGCGAAGATCGCCGATCTGCATCCGGATCTGATCCTGGGCAGCGCGGGCGACGGCGATCCCGGCGCCCTGCACGCCATCGCCCCCACGGTCCTGGTCGAGCACCGCGGCTGGCAGGAGGATTTCACCGGCTACGCCGACGCGATGGGCCGCGCCTCGGCCGGGACGCAGGCGCTCGCCGACTACCGCACCGACGCCCGCGAGACCGGCGCCTCCATCGGCGCGAACTTCTCCCAGGCGTCGGTGATCCGCTTCTCCGCCAAGGACATTCAGGTCCAGGGCAACGACACCTTCGCGGGCCAGGTGCTCGCCGACGCCGGTGTGCAACGCCCCACCGCCCAGCGCGACCGTTCCTTCCCGGTCGACAGCCTGTCGTCGGAATCCGACCGCAACAAGATCGAGGGCGACATCATCTACCTGATGCTCGACGGCGCGGACGGCAAGACCCGCGCCCAATCGGTCATGAAGGGCGACGACTGGAAGAAACTCGGCGCGGTCAGCGACAAGCGCGATTTCGTCGTCGAGGACGATATCTG
- the ctaD gene encoding cytochrome c oxidase subunit I: protein MTAVEPQPVPKLEATRPYPARLGPKGSFIYKAVTTTDPKVLGVMYLVTAMSFFMIGGLMALLMRGELARPGLQFLSPEQFNQLFTMHGTIMLLFYATAIVFGFANIVLPLQIGAPDVAFPRLNAFSYWLYLFGATMATAGFITPGGAADFGWTAYTPLSDIVHSPGVGADLWIMGLAVSGLGTILGGVNMLTTVVCLRCPGMTLFRMPIFTWNIAVTSVLVLLAFPLLTAALMALAYDRHLGGHIYDPATGGSLLYQHLFWYFGHPEVYIIALPFFGIVSEIFPVFSRKPIFGYTTLVYATLGIAALSIAVWAHHMYATGAVLLPYFSFMTFLIAVPTGVKFFNWIGTMWKGQLTFETPMLWSVGFLVTFLFGGLSGVILASPPLDFHVSDTYFVVAHFHYVLFGTIVFATFAGIYFWFPKMTGRMMDERLGKWHFWATLVGFHTTFLVQHWLGAEGMPRRYADYLPTDGFTALNTVSTIGAFILGASTLPFIWNVFKSYRYGEVVTVDDPWGYGNSLEWATTCPPPRHNFYELPRIRSERPAFELHYPHMVERMRAEAHVGWGSKSHHVAELEKVSS, encoded by the coding sequence GTGACTGCTGTAGAGCCCCAGCCAGTCCCCAAGTTGGAAGCGACGCGGCCGTATCCGGCGCGGCTGGGCCCTAAGGGGTCGTTCATCTACAAGGCCGTCACCACGACCGACCCGAAGGTCCTCGGCGTGATGTACCTGGTGACGGCGATGTCGTTCTTCATGATCGGCGGCCTGATGGCGCTGCTCATGCGTGGTGAGCTCGCTCGCCCGGGTCTGCAGTTCCTGTCGCCGGAACAGTTCAACCAGCTGTTCACCATGCACGGCACGATCATGCTGCTGTTCTATGCGACCGCGATCGTGTTCGGCTTCGCCAACATCGTGCTGCCGCTGCAGATCGGCGCGCCCGACGTCGCCTTCCCGCGTCTGAACGCGTTCAGCTACTGGCTGTACCTGTTCGGCGCGACCATGGCGACCGCGGGCTTCATCACCCCCGGTGGCGCCGCCGACTTCGGCTGGACCGCCTACACCCCGCTGTCGGACATCGTGCACTCCCCGGGTGTCGGCGCGGACCTGTGGATCATGGGTCTGGCGGTGTCCGGTCTGGGCACCATCCTCGGTGGCGTCAACATGCTGACCACCGTCGTCTGCCTGCGCTGCCCGGGTATGACCCTGTTCCGGATGCCGATCTTCACCTGGAACATCGCCGTCACCAGCGTCCTGGTGCTGCTGGCCTTCCCGCTGCTGACCGCCGCGCTGATGGCACTGGCCTACGACCGTCACCTGGGCGGCCACATCTACGACCCGGCCACCGGTGGTTCGCTGCTCTACCAGCACTTGTTCTGGTACTTCGGCCATCCCGAGGTGTACATCATCGCGCTGCCGTTCTTCGGCATCGTGTCCGAGATCTTCCCGGTCTTCAGCCGTAAGCCGATCTTCGGTTACACCACGCTGGTCTACGCCACCCTCGGTATCGCCGCGCTGTCGATCGCGGTGTGGGCGCACCACATGTACGCCACCGGCGCGGTGCTGCTGCCGTACTTCTCGTTCATGACCTTCCTGATCGCGGTGCCTACCGGTGTGAAGTTCTTCAACTGGATCGGCACCATGTGGAAGGGGCAACTGACCTTCGAGACACCGATGTTGTGGTCGGTCGGCTTCCTGGTGACCTTCCTGTTCGGTGGTCTGTCCGGTGTCATCCTGGCCAGCCCGCCGCTGGACTTCCACGTGTCCGACACCTACTTCGTCGTCGCGCACTTCCACTACGTGCTCTTCGGCACCATCGTGTTCGCGACCTTCGCGGGTATCTACTTCTGGTTCCCGAAGATGACCGGCCGCATGATGGACGAGCGTCTGGGCAAGTGGCACTTCTGGGCGACCCTGGTCGGCTTCCACACCACCTTCCTGGTGCAGCACTGGCTGGGCGCCGAGGGTATGCCGCGTCGCTACGCCGACTACCTGCCGACCGACGGTTTCACCGCGCTGAACACCGTGTCCACGATCGGCGCCTTCATCCTCGGCGCCTCGACGCTGCCGTTCATCTGGAACGTCTTCAAGAGCTACCGCTACGGCGAGGTCGTGACGGTCGACGATCCGTGGGGTTACGGCAACTCCCTCGAATGGGCCACCACCTGCCCGCCGCCGCGGCACAACTTCTACGAGCTGCCGCGGATCCGGTCCGAGCGTCCGGCGTTCGAGCTGCACTACCCGCACATGGTGGAGCGCATGCGGGCCGAGGCCCACGTGGGCTGGGGCTCCAAGTCCCACCATGTGGCCGAGCTCGAGAAGGTGTCGAGCTAG
- the serB gene encoding phosphoserine phosphatase SerB — MGTSGSDGGTATKTTVLITVTGPDKPGVTSVLLAALSRHGVSLLDVEQVVIRGRLTLGVLVTSPGDPEELQDQLEEAMATVGMEVEVEIGANSVSGAPLSTHAVVVLGSPVTARAFSTIARTLAAQGANIDSIRGIADYPVTGLELMVTAPTTVPDDAATLTTPVAAGPDPSTASSGGSRGRAAASGPDPSIAETRLRTALAEVAAKENVDVAVERAGLARRAKRLIVFDVDSTLIQGEVIEMLAAHAGVEDEVRKVTEAAMRGEIDFAESLRQRVATLTGLDETVIDRVAERIELTAGARTTIRTLRRLGFRCGVVSGGFRQVIEPLAHELELDFVHANTLEVVDGKLTGKVIGEIVDRPGKAVALRRFAAEAGVPMEQTVAVGDGANDIDMLNAAGLGIAFQAKPALREVADTALSHPFLDAVLFILGVTRDEVEAADARDGLLRRVPLS, encoded by the coding sequence GTGGGCACGTCCGGGTCTGACGGTGGCACTGCCACGAAGACGACGGTGCTGATCACGGTCACCGGACCCGATAAACCGGGTGTGACCTCGGTGCTGCTGGCGGCGCTGTCGCGGCACGGCGTGAGCCTGCTGGATGTGGAGCAGGTTGTGATCCGGGGCCGTCTCACCCTCGGTGTGCTGGTCACGAGTCCGGGCGATCCGGAGGAGCTGCAGGATCAGCTCGAGGAAGCGATGGCGACGGTCGGCATGGAGGTCGAGGTCGAGATCGGCGCCAATTCGGTGTCCGGGGCGCCGCTGTCGACCCATGCGGTCGTGGTGCTGGGCAGTCCGGTCACCGCGCGGGCGTTCAGCACGATCGCGCGCACGCTGGCGGCCCAGGGCGCCAATATCGACTCGATCCGCGGCATCGCCGACTATCCGGTCACCGGCCTCGAACTGATGGTCACCGCACCGACGACCGTGCCCGACGACGCCGCCACCCTGACGACTCCGGTCGCGGCGGGCCCGGACCCGAGTACCGCTTCGTCCGGCGGCTCTCGGGGGCGGGCTGCCGCCTCCGGCCCTGATCCGAGTATCGCGGAGACCCGGTTGCGCACGGCGCTGGCCGAGGTCGCCGCGAAGGAGAACGTCGATGTCGCCGTCGAGCGGGCGGGGCTGGCGCGGCGGGCCAAGCGGCTGATCGTCTTCGATGTGGACTCCACTCTCATCCAGGGCGAGGTGATCGAGATGCTCGCCGCGCACGCCGGGGTGGAGGACGAGGTCCGCAAGGTCACCGAGGCCGCGATGCGCGGCGAGATCGACTTCGCGGAATCCCTGCGCCAGCGGGTCGCGACGCTCACCGGACTGGACGAGACGGTGATCGATCGGGTCGCCGAGCGCATCGAGCTGACCGCGGGCGCCCGGACCACCATTCGCACCCTGCGCCGCCTGGGCTTCCGCTGCGGCGTGGTCTCCGGCGGTTTCCGCCAGGTCATCGAACCGCTGGCACATGAGCTCGAATTGGACTTCGTGCACGCCAACACGCTCGAGGTCGTCGACGGCAAACTGACCGGCAAGGTGATCGGCGAAATCGTCGACCGCCCCGGAAAGGCCGTGGCGCTGCGGCGTTTCGCGGCCGAGGCCGGGGTGCCGATGGAACAGACCGTGGCGGTCGGCGACGGCGCCAACGACATCGACATGCTCAATGCCGCCGGACTCGGGATCGCGTTCCAGGCCAAACCCGCGCTTCGGGAAGTCGCCGACACCGCACTGTCGCATCCGTTCCTGGACGCGGTGCTGTTCATCCTCGGCGTCACCCGCGACGAGGTCGAGGCCGCCGATGCGCGCGATGGGCTGCTGCGCCGGGTTCCGCTGAGCTGA
- a CDS encoding peptidyl-tRNA hydrolase → MTESDSDATVPGTRGNHVAGAGDPDAVSPAEVTAHPAVGISPASPSGEADEPRLDAQFRACHAELALGYGGGGDPDDPAQVQAMQMVLHIPKADPPLRSAVLEAAAASAVALCLDPRVGPGGEWESRYLAWKRSRIRKVARRARGAQWNAAGEVDGITIAADGAQARALVPGPVGAIDPRIRKLQIGGTDLEHDTPGAPDPELPVLWVNSALEMTVGKAAAQVGHASMLLAGALPVDQAFAWAQRGFRCAVRDADPAQWDQLCALVHGDAAPRTVAAVRDAGFTEVAPGSMTVIAVAPELQPLGL, encoded by the coding sequence ATGACCGAATCGGATTCCGACGCGACGGTTCCGGGAACCCGTGGAAACCACGTGGCGGGCGCCGGCGATCCGGACGCGGTATCGCCCGCCGAGGTCACTGCGCACCCGGCTGTCGGTATATCACCGGCATCACCATCCGGCGAGGCAGATGAACCGCGACTGGACGCGCAGTTCCGTGCCTGTCACGCCGAACTCGCACTCGGTTACGGCGGCGGTGGCGATCCGGATGATCCCGCGCAGGTGCAGGCCATGCAGATGGTGCTGCACATCCCGAAGGCCGATCCGCCCTTGCGCAGTGCGGTGCTGGAAGCGGCCGCCGCCTCTGCCGTGGCGCTGTGCCTGGATCCCCGGGTGGGCCCGGGCGGCGAGTGGGAGTCCAGGTACCTGGCGTGGAAGCGGTCGCGGATCCGGAAGGTGGCCCGGCGGGCGCGCGGGGCGCAGTGGAATGCGGCAGGTGAGGTCGACGGCATCACGATCGCGGCCGACGGCGCCCAGGCCCGCGCTCTGGTCCCCGGCCCGGTCGGCGCGATCGACCCCAGGATTCGCAAACTGCAGATCGGCGGCACCGACCTCGAACACGACACCCCCGGCGCCCCGGACCCGGAATTGCCGGTGCTGTGGGTGAATTCGGCCCTGGAGATGACGGTCGGCAAGGCCGCCGCACAGGTCGGCCACGCCAGCATGCTGCTCGCGGGCGCACTCCCGGTGGATCAGGCATTCGCCTGGGCACAACGCGGATTCCGCTGCGCGGTGCGCGATGCCGATCCGGCGCAGTGGGACCAACTGTGCGCCCTGGTCCACGGCGACGCCGCACCCCGGACCGTCGCCGCGGTGCGCGACGCCGGATTCACCGAAGTCGCACCGGGCTCGATGACCGTGATCGCCGTGGCACCCGAGCTCCAGCCGCTCGGGTTGTGA
- a CDS encoding ABC transporter ATP-binding protein yields the protein MELVPQPDPDLLIDFNEVTVRRSGHTLVGPVTWQVELDERWVVLGPNGAGKTSLLRMAAAELYPTSGSATLLGEVLGKTDISELRPRIGLSSAAVSSRIPQEEKVSDLVVSAGYAVMGRWREQYDDVDTDRAVDILESLGAEHLSDRSYGTLSEGERKRVLIARALMTDPELLLLDEPAAGLDLGGREELVEQLGDLAADPDAPATVLVTHHVEEIPPGFTHAMLLREGDVIAQGLLSDVLTAENLSDAFRQSIALDRIDGRYFARRSQRFGRHRV from the coding sequence ATGGAGCTCGTGCCGCAACCGGATCCCGATCTGCTCATCGATTTCAACGAGGTGACCGTCCGGCGTTCGGGTCACACCCTGGTGGGGCCCGTCACCTGGCAGGTGGAGCTCGACGAACGCTGGGTCGTGCTCGGCCCCAACGGCGCCGGTAAGACCTCGCTGCTGCGTATGGCCGCCGCCGAGCTGTACCCGACCTCGGGCTCGGCCACCCTGCTGGGCGAGGTGCTGGGCAAGACCGACATCAGCGAACTGCGCCCGCGCATCGGCCTGTCCTCGGCGGCGGTGTCGAGCCGCATCCCGCAGGAGGAGAAGGTCTCGGACCTGGTCGTATCGGCCGGATACGCGGTCATGGGCCGCTGGCGCGAACAGTACGACGACGTCGACACCGACCGCGCCGTCGACATTCTGGAAAGCCTGGGCGCGGAACATCTCTCCGACCGCTCCTACGGCACCCTGTCGGAGGGGGAGCGCAAGCGGGTCCTGATCGCGCGCGCCCTGATGACCGATCCGGAACTGCTGCTGCTCGACGAACCGGCCGCCGGTCTGGACCTGGGCGGCCGCGAGGAACTGGTCGAGCAACTCGGCGATCTGGCGGCCGATCCCGACGCACCGGCGACCGTGCTGGTCACCCACCACGTCGAGGAGATCCCGCCGGGCTTCACCCACGCCATGCTGCTGCGCGAGGGTGATGTGATCGCGCAGGGCCTGCTGTCGGATGTGCTGACCGCCGAGAATCTCAGCGACGCGTTCCGGCAGTCGATCGCCCTGGACCGCATCGACGGCCGCTACTTCGCTCGCCGCTCACAGCGTTTCGGCCGCCATCGCGTCTGA
- a CDS encoding NUDIX hydrolase — translation MSETVAGTETEPPAPKDASTVVLVRDGASGPEVFLQRRVKAMAFAAGMTVFPGGGVDPSDAGAEISWAGPDPGWWARRFEVDRARAQALVCAAVRETFEECGVLLAGPTADSVVSDTAAYRGARERLERRELSLAQFLAEEKLVLRADLLRPWDNWITPVIEPRRYDTYFFLAVLPEGQLADGATSEANDVAWRTPAEALDRWRAGHDVLLPPTWTQLNSIAEFTSTADILTATRTITPIMPIFGPVDGKPMLQFPNNTRYFADNPDPTRLQGSKRD, via the coding sequence GTGAGTGAAACCGTCGCGGGAACCGAAACCGAGCCACCGGCGCCCAAGGACGCCTCCACCGTCGTGCTGGTGCGCGACGGCGCGTCCGGTCCGGAGGTCTTCCTGCAACGCCGAGTCAAGGCGATGGCCTTCGCGGCCGGGATGACGGTATTCCCCGGCGGCGGCGTCGACCCCTCGGACGCGGGCGCCGAGATCTCCTGGGCCGGGCCCGACCCGGGCTGGTGGGCGCGGCGGTTCGAGGTCGATCGGGCGCGCGCCCAGGCCCTGGTGTGTGCCGCGGTCCGCGAGACCTTCGAGGAATGCGGTGTCCTGCTCGCCGGTCCCACCGCCGATTCGGTCGTCTCCGACACCGCCGCCTACCGCGGTGCCCGCGAACGCCTCGAGCGCCGGGAACTGTCGCTGGCCCAGTTCCTCGCCGAGGAGAAACTGGTCCTGCGCGCGGACCTGCTGCGCCCCTGGGACAACTGGATCACGCCGGTGATCGAACCCCGCCGCTACGACACCTACTTCTTCCTCGCCGTCCTGCCGGAGGGGCAGCTGGCCGACGGCGCGACCTCGGAGGCCAACGACGTCGCCTGGCGCACCCCCGCCGAGGCCCTGGATCGCTGGCGCGCCGGTCACGACGTCCTGCTTCCGCCGACCTGGACCCAGCTGAACTCGATCGCCGAATTCACCTCCACCGCAGACATTCTCACGGCCACCCGCACGATCACCCCGATCATGCCGATCTTCGGGCCGGTCGACGGCAAACCGATGCTCCAGTTCCCGAACAACACCCGCTATTTCGCCGACAACCCGGATCCCACTCGATTACAGGGCTCCAAGCGGGACTGA
- a CDS encoding enoyl-CoA hydratase-related protein, giving the protein MAEFVTVDRAEAGIAVLRFARPPLNLIDLQLASELAAAAEDIAADENVRAVIVYGDERIFAAGDDQAELAGWTSEQARAVAADLQNALDCLACIPQPTVAAITGYAVGAGLELALGADRRIIGDNVKLALPQIRAGLVPVAGVRRLALLIGPGPAKDLVYTGRFVEAEEAAALGLVDEVVAPDDVLAAALRWARQFTGGPARALAAAKRIFEAGPHGRDRARDEWAELFATEDRSIGTRSYSVAGPGAAEFVGR; this is encoded by the coding sequence GTGGCCGAATTCGTGACCGTGGACCGTGCCGAGGCGGGGATCGCCGTCCTGCGTTTCGCACGCCCGCCGCTGAATCTGATCGATCTGCAACTGGCATCGGAGCTGGCGGCAGCGGCCGAGGACATCGCGGCCGACGAGAATGTGCGCGCGGTGATCGTCTACGGCGACGAGCGGATCTTCGCCGCCGGGGACGATCAGGCCGAACTCGCGGGCTGGACCTCCGAGCAGGCGCGGGCCGTCGCCGCCGATCTGCAGAATGCCCTCGACTGCCTGGCCTGCATCCCGCAGCCCACGGTCGCCGCGATCACCGGTTACGCGGTCGGCGCGGGCCTGGAGCTGGCACTGGGCGCCGACCGCCGCATCATCGGCGACAACGTCAAACTCGCACTGCCGCAGATTCGCGCGGGTCTGGTGCCGGTGGCCGGAGTCCGGCGGCTCGCCCTGCTGATCGGCCCCGGTCCCGCCAAGGATCTCGTCTACACCGGCCGCTTCGTCGAGGCCGAGGAGGCGGCCGCGCTCGGCCTGGTCGACGAGGTCGTCGCACCCGACGACGTCCTCGCCGCCGCACTGCGCTGGGCCCGGCAGTTCACCGGCGGCCCGGCGCGCGCGCTGGCCGCCGCGAAACGGATCTTCGAGGCCGGTCCGCACGGCCGCGACCGGGCCCGGGACGAGTGGGCGGAGCTGTTCGCAACCGAAGATCGCAGCATAGGAACACGTTCTTATTCGGTGGCCGGGCCGGGCGCCGCGGAATTCGTGGGCCGCTGA
- a CDS encoding class I SAM-dependent methyltransferase: MTARPDDPAPNPHATEAEVQAALADNKLAQVLYHDWEAETYDDKWSISYDERCIEYARGRFDAVAPNAPLPYGRALELGCGTGFFLLNLMQAGVAKSGSVTDLSPGMVKVATRNAQNLGLDVDGRVADAETIPYEDDTFDLVVGHAVLHHIPDVELALKECLRVLKPGGRFVFAGEPTTIGNFYARKLGQITWKITTEVTKLPFLSEWRRPQAELDESSRAAALEAVVDLHTFDPSELEDIARRAGATGVHAETEEFAAALWGWPVRTFEAAVPEEKLTWRYRMAQYRAWLGLSKLDEKVLRHVVPRQFFYNAMITGVKPGAAGK, from the coding sequence ATGACCGCACGTCCTGACGACCCCGCGCCGAACCCGCACGCCACCGAGGCGGAGGTCCAGGCCGCGCTCGCCGACAACAAGCTCGCGCAGGTCCTCTACCACGACTGGGAGGCCGAGACCTACGACGACAAATGGTCCATCTCCTACGACGAGCGCTGCATCGAATATGCGCGCGGCCGCTTCGACGCCGTCGCCCCGAACGCACCGCTGCCTTACGGCCGGGCGCTCGAACTGGGCTGCGGAACCGGCTTCTTCCTGCTGAACCTCATGCAGGCCGGTGTCGCGAAATCCGGTTCCGTGACGGACCTGTCGCCGGGCATGGTGAAGGTCGCCACTCGCAACGCGCAGAATCTGGGCCTGGATGTCGACGGCCGCGTCGCCGATGCCGAGACCATTCCCTACGAGGACGACACCTTCGACCTGGTCGTGGGTCACGCTGTGCTGCACCACATTCCGGACGTCGAGCTGGCGCTGAAGGAGTGCCTGCGGGTGCTCAAGCCCGGCGGCCGCTTCGTCTTCGCCGGTGAGCCGACCACCATCGGCAACTTCTACGCCCGCAAACTGGGCCAGATCACCTGGAAGATCACCACCGAGGTCACCAAGCTGCCGTTCCTGTCGGAGTGGCGTCGTCCGCAGGCGGAACTGGACGAGTCCTCGCGGGCCGCCGCACTCGAGGCCGTCGTCGACCTGCACACCTTCGATCCCTCCGAACTCGAGGACATCGCCCGCCGCGCGGGTGCGACCGGGGTGCACGCCGAGACCGAGGAATTCGCCGCCGCCCTGTGGGGCTGGCCGGTCCGGACGTTCGAGGCCGCGGTACCGGAGGAGAAGCTCACCTGGCGCTACCGGATGGCGCAATACCGGGCGTGGCTGGGCCTGAGCAAGCTCGACGAGAAGGTGCTGCGCCACGTCGTGCCGCGGCAGTTCTTCTACAACGCCATGATCACCGGCGTGAAGCCGGGCGCCGCCGGAAAGTAG
- a CDS encoding THUMP-like domain-containing protein encodes MGYRFTRADVAYLRSDAGRAALTAVDERPLAPATLLGDLEVVRREYPDHAAALVETVRLRRRATAKLDAAEWLLTDDALQQATPTLVARHRAQRLAGREVHDITCSIGAELAALHRVCPAVIGSDLDLVRLDMAAHNLADAPNVVLAQADALRPCSTGTVVIADPARRADGRRTHDPAKLQPPLPDLLAAYRDRDLVVKCAPGLDFERLAGGADGYAGMSWDGEVEVVSLDGAVREACLWSRGLSPSGVTRRATVLRGDGSEWTLTDIDPAEIPERAPGEWIIDPDGAVVRAGLVRHYAAKHGLWQLDPRIAYLTGDSVPGGVRGFRILDRLEFREKALRAELHRRDCGPLEILARGVDIDPDALRRRIKPRGSIAHTVVITRIGRTATAFVCATPSPTRPG; translated from the coding sequence GTGGGATACCGATTCACTCGCGCCGATGTCGCCTATCTGCGCAGCGATGCCGGGCGCGCCGCACTGACAGCGGTCGACGAGCGTCCACTCGCCCCGGCCACCCTGCTCGGCGACCTCGAGGTGGTGCGGCGCGAGTACCCCGATCACGCGGCCGCACTGGTGGAGACGGTACGGCTGCGCCGCCGCGCGACGGCCAAACTGGACGCCGCCGAGTGGTTGCTCACCGACGACGCCCTGCAGCAGGCGACGCCGACACTCGTCGCCCGCCATCGGGCGCAGCGCCTGGCCGGTCGCGAGGTGCACGACATCACCTGTTCGATCGGCGCGGAACTGGCTGCCCTGCACCGGGTCTGCCCTGCGGTGATCGGCAGCGACCTGGACCTCGTACGACTGGACATGGCCGCACACAATCTGGCCGATGCCCCGAATGTAGTTCTGGCACAGGCGGATGCGCTGCGGCCCTGTTCGACCGGCACCGTCGTGATCGCCGATCCGGCCCGGCGCGCGGACGGCCGCCGCACTCACGATCCGGCGAAGCTGCAACCGCCGCTACCGGATCTGCTCGCGGCGTACCGGGATCGCGATCTGGTCGTGAAATGCGCTCCCGGACTGGATTTCGAGCGTCTGGCGGGCGGCGCCGACGGATACGCCGGAATGTCGTGGGACGGTGAGGTCGAGGTGGTCTCCCTCGACGGCGCGGTGCGCGAGGCGTGTCTGTGGTCGCGCGGGCTGAGCCCATCCGGTGTCACGCGCCGGGCGACGGTGCTGCGCGGTGACGGTTCGGAATGGACGCTCACCGACATCGATCCCGCCGAGATCCCCGAGCGCGCCCCCGGCGAATGGATCATCGACCCGGACGGAGCGGTGGTCCGCGCCGGGCTGGTCCGGCACTACGCCGCGAAACACGGCCTGTGGCAGCTGGATCCGCGGATCGCCTATCTCACCGGCGACAGCGTGCCCGGGGGAGTGCGCGGGTTCCGCATCCTCGACCGGCTGGAGTTCCGGGAGAAGGCGTTGCGGGCCGAACTGCACCGCCGCGACTGCGGACCGCTCGAGATCCTGGCCCGCGGCGTCGACATCGACCCCGACGCGCTGCGCCGCCGAATCAAACCTCGCGGCAGCATCGCGCACACCGTGGTGATCACCCGGATCGGCCGCACCGCAACCGCATTCGTCTGCGCGACCCCGAGCCCTACTCGTCCGGGGTGA